One window of Camelina sativa cultivar DH55 chromosome 4, Cs, whole genome shotgun sequence genomic DNA carries:
- the LOC104781246 gene encoding 40S ribosomal protein S3-2-like, producing MTTQISKKRKFVADGVFYAELNEVLTRELAEDGYSGVEVRVTPMRTEIIIRATRTQNVLGEKGRRIRELTSLVQKRFKFPQDSVELYAEKVTNRGLCAIAQAESLRYKLLGGLAVRRACYGVLRFVMESGAKGCEVIVSGKLRAARAKSMKFKDGYMVSSGQPTKEYIDSAVRHVLLRQGVLGIKVKVMLDWDPKGINGPKTPSPDVVIIHAPKDEDTSYPPAQVSAPAALVPDAPLTAVDYPAMA from the exons ATGACGACTCAGATCAGCAAGAAGAGAAAG TTTGTAGCGGACGGTGTCTTCTACGCTGAATTGAACGAGGTTCTCACCAGAGAGCTTGCAGAGGATGGTTACTCTGGTGTTGAGGTTAGGGTTACTCCTATGAGGACTGAGATTATCATCAGGGCCACCCGCACCCAGAACGTTCTCG GTGAGAAGGGGAGGAGAATTAGGGAATTGACATCACTTGTCCAGAAGAGATTCAAATTCCCACAAGACAGTGTTGAGCTTTATGCTGAAAAGGTGACCAACAGAGGTCTTTGTGCCATTGCTCAGGCTGAGTCTTTGCGCTACAAGCTTCTCGGTGGTCTTGCTGTTCGTAG GGCTTGCTATGGTGTATTGAGGTTTGTTATGGAGAGTGGTGCTAAGGGATGCGAGGTGATTGTAAGTGGAAAGCTCCGTGCTGCTCGTGCTAAGTCGATGAAGTTCAAGGATGGTTACATGGTTTCATCTGGTCAACCAACTAAGGAGTACATTGACTCTGCAGTGAGACATGTTTTGCTCAGACAG GGTGTGTTGGGAATCAAGGTGAAGGTTATGCTTGATTGGGACCCTAAGGGCATTAATGGACCAAAGACACCATCGCCTGATGTTGTGATCATTCATGCTCCTAAGGATGAAGATACCAGCTACCCACCTGCTCAGGTTTCTGCTCCGGCTGCTCTTGTGCCTGATGCTCCACTTACAGCCGTAGATTACCCTGCAATGGCCTAG